The following are encoded in a window of Solibacillus sp. FSL R7-0668 genomic DNA:
- a CDS encoding Crp/Fnr family transcriptional regulator, with protein sequence MKLLNDQNVITQYKEQIHKKYPIEMTALEWRSFSPGECIYEQGFPLPFLSFLVKGKVKIHTTSEEGKQLIVAFNKPIELFGDVELIQQVDTLHTIEAVTPVYIAILPLAIARSWRKDTVFNEVLLQSISRKFLTKSSTLSFHLLHEADVKLASYLPCSMTIKD encoded by the coding sequence GTGAAACTATTAAACGATCAAAACGTGATTACACAATACAAAGAACAAATTCATAAAAAGTATCCAATCGAAATGACTGCCCTTGAGTGGCGTTCTTTTTCTCCTGGAGAATGTATTTATGAACAAGGGTTCCCACTGCCCTTTCTATCTTTTCTCGTAAAGGGAAAGGTCAAAATACACACGACTTCAGAAGAAGGAAAACAATTAATTGTCGCCTTTAACAAACCGATTGAATTATTTGGGGATGTAGAGCTCATTCAACAAGTGGATACTTTGCATACGATTGAAGCCGTGACACCCGTTTATATCGCTATACTACCATTAGCAATAGCACGTAGCTGGCGTAAGGATACCGTTTTTAATGAGGTATTACTCCAATCAATTAGTCGAAAATTTTTAACGAAATCATCGACACTTTCTTTTCACCTATTACATGAGGCAGATGTTAAATTGGCAAGCTATTTACCTTGCTCCATGACGATTAAAGATTAA
- a CDS encoding AAA family ATPase → MIIMINGAFGVGKTTIANILQNEIKNSMIYDPEEIGYMLRNVIPMDIKRIESSTGDFQDLDLWKELTVDVAKRLITKYKINLIVPMTIRKIEYFHYMHNGFKSIDEQTYHFCLSASKETIYDRLRLRGEEEGNWCFQQTDKCLKAYNKYDFGDYIDTEKVGINVIVQEIKEKLNLF, encoded by the coding sequence ATGATTATAATGATAAATGGAGCTTTTGGTGTGGGTAAAACCACTATTGCAAATATACTTCAAAACGAAATTAAAAATAGTATGATATATGACCCTGAAGAGATAGGTTATATGTTAAGAAATGTTATTCCAATGGATATAAAAAGAATAGAATCCTCTACAGGGGATTTTCAAGATTTAGATTTATGGAAAGAGTTAACCGTTGATGTGGCAAAACGGTTAATAACAAAATATAAAATTAATCTAATCGTGCCGATGACGATTCGGAAAATAGAATACTTTCATTACATGCACAACGGATTTAAAAGTATTGATGAACAAACCTATCATTTTTGTTTGAGTGCAAGTAAAGAGACAATTTACGATAGGTTAAGACTGCGTGGCGAGGAAGAAGGCAATTGGTGTTTTCAACAAACAGATAAATGCTTGAAAGCCTACAATAAATATGATTTTGGAGATTATATAGATACTGAAAAAGTTGGTATCAATGTTATTGTTCAAGAAATAAAAGAAAAATTAAATCTTTTTTAA
- a CDS encoding NUDIX hydrolase: MRDRGSVVLIENNKVALIKRVREGSIYFVFPGGGIKNGETPIIATKREAFEELGVKVKVNECIAKVEFNGIQYFFLAEIIDGSFGTGQGEEYTDENRNRGTYQPMWVDIERLLLIDVRPKEIAKMIHYILN, encoded by the coding sequence TTGAGAGATAGAGGCTCTGTAGTACTTATAGAAAATAATAAGGTCGCACTAATTAAAAGAGTTAGAGAAGGTTCAATTTATTTTGTCTTTCCTGGTGGTGGGATTAAAAATGGTGAAACGCCTATAATAGCTACAAAAAGAGAGGCTTTTGAAGAATTGGGTGTTAAAGTAAAAGTTAATGAGTGCATTGCAAAAGTTGAATTTAACGGTATACAATACTTTTTCTTAGCTGAAATTATTGATGGTTCTTTTGGGACTGGGCAAGGTGAAGAATATACAGATGAAAACAGAAATAGAGGTACGTATCAGCCGATGTGGGTAGACATAGAAAGACTTTTATTAATAGATGTCAGACCTAAAGAAATTGCAAAGATGATACATTACATACTCAATTAA
- a CDS encoding LysR family transcriptional regulator yields MDIEALKAFRYIVELGTISQAAEKLNYSQSNLTTKLAKLENELQTKLLHRHNRGCEVTDKGKELYEYALQILLLMEKAENAMLEEHLPKGTLQIGSIETTAAIHLPNVLMDYHEDYPKVSLNVCTQPTAMLIEQVLNYQLDGAFISGPLEHSLLSKKIVVNEELVFIFAHGKEPVLENITILVFRSGCSYRFQMEKYLREQHIKTYQVMEMGSLEAILGCVQAGLGATLLPKSVFERYSRYFDLQYKKTSDMYKEIPTEFIYRMDNPSVALRFFIEKLENLKK; encoded by the coding sequence ATGGATATTGAAGCATTGAAGGCATTTCGATATATCGTAGAGCTAGGTACAATTTCACAAGCAGCCGAAAAACTAAATTACTCTCAGTCCAATTTAACAACGAAACTGGCAAAGCTTGAAAACGAACTGCAGACGAAATTATTACATCGACATAATCGAGGCTGTGAGGTGACCGATAAAGGAAAGGAATTGTATGAGTATGCACTTCAAATATTGCTGCTAATGGAGAAGGCAGAAAATGCAATGCTAGAAGAACATTTGCCTAAAGGGACGCTGCAAATCGGCTCCATTGAAACGACCGCAGCCATTCATTTACCGAATGTGTTAATGGATTATCACGAAGACTATCCAAAGGTGTCGTTAAATGTGTGCACACAACCTACAGCGATGCTAATTGAGCAAGTACTAAACTATCAGCTAGATGGCGCTTTTATTTCTGGGCCTCTGGAGCATAGTCTACTTAGTAAAAAAATAGTTGTGAATGAGGAACTTGTTTTTATATTTGCACATGGAAAAGAACCAGTATTAGAAAACATAACAATCTTAGTTTTCCGCTCTGGCTGCTCATACCGCTTTCAAATGGAAAAATATTTACGCGAACAGCATATTAAAACATATCAAGTAATGGAAATGGGCTCTCTTGAAGCAATTTTAGGCTGTGTACAGGCAGGGCTTGGCGCAACATTATTGCCAAAATCGGTCTTTGAACGTTATTCACGTTACTTTGATTTACAATATAAAAAAACGTCCGACATGTATAAAGAAATTCCAACCGAATTTATTTACAGAATGGACAACCCATCTGTTGCATTGCGATTTTTTATAGAGAAACTTGAGAATTTAAAAAAGTAA
- a CDS encoding RidA family protein encodes MKEIIRKNPTLMPKPVGDYSHITRVPRGAALIVTSGQIGTDMKGNIPESLNDQITNTFVNMKKVLESEELSQKNVIKVNIWATEEIDWDYFDLKWNEFFDNEFPSMTIAYISALGLPELKIEIELWCAKS; translated from the coding sequence ATGAAAGAAATTATTAGAAAAAACCCTACGTTAATGCCAAAACCAGTAGGTGACTACAGTCATATCACTAGAGTGCCTAGAGGGGCAGCATTAATAGTAACATCGGGTCAAATAGGAACAGATATGAAAGGCAATATTCCGGAGAGTTTAAACGACCAAATAACTAATACTTTTGTAAACATGAAAAAGGTTCTTGAATCAGAGGAGTTGTCTCAAAAGAACGTTATTAAGGTTAATATCTGGGCGACTGAAGAGATAGACTGGGATTATTTCGACCTTAAATGGAATGAGTTTTTTGATAATGAGTTCCCCTCAATGACAATTGCATATATATCAGCATTAGGATTACCTGAATTAAAAATAGAAATTGAGCTTTGGTGTGCTAAAAGTTAA
- a CDS encoding NAD(P)H-dependent flavin oxidoreductase → MFKHFKYPIIQAPMAGGVSTVDLALTVSKNGGLGFLAAGYKTPEALEQEIVTCTAAALPFGVNIFVPQNDVEDATLELYQQRLEEDFHMKLPLQEPHDDFWIEKLAIVMKYKVPYVSFTFGCPSTAIIKQLKSFGSQVIVTVTNLLEAKVAVSYGADAICLQGVEAGGHRATFDNVGEASYISLMNLIHTIRKEVTIPIIAAGGIMNGKDIHLALCAGADAVQLGTAFLCTEESGANQVYKQALLSNEFSETTLTRAFTGRLARGLKNDFISTYEHIAPAIYPAVHTLTQPIRATALKNENPQAMSLWASVHFKEIKQGSVKDVLEQLITELSVYQSPSKFGCNSYE, encoded by the coding sequence ATGTTTAAGCATTTCAAATATCCAATTATTCAGGCACCTATGGCAGGAGGTGTATCTACTGTTGATTTAGCGTTGACAGTATCGAAAAATGGAGGACTCGGCTTTTTAGCTGCCGGCTACAAAACGCCAGAGGCACTAGAACAAGAAATTGTAACATGCACTGCAGCAGCATTACCATTTGGTGTGAATATATTTGTGCCGCAAAACGATGTCGAAGATGCCACGCTAGAGCTGTATCAGCAGCGACTAGAGGAAGACTTTCACATGAAATTACCACTGCAAGAGCCACATGATGATTTTTGGATAGAAAAGCTAGCAATTGTGATGAAATATAAAGTACCTTACGTTTCATTTACGTTCGGTTGTCCATCAACAGCAATTATTAAGCAATTAAAAAGCTTTGGTAGTCAGGTCATTGTAACTGTGACAAATTTGTTAGAGGCGAAGGTTGCAGTAAGTTACGGAGCGGATGCGATTTGTTTACAGGGAGTGGAAGCTGGCGGACATCGTGCAACATTTGATAATGTAGGCGAAGCGTCTTATATTTCGTTAATGAATTTAATTCATACGATTCGTAAGGAAGTGACGATTCCGATAATTGCTGCAGGTGGCATTATGAATGGGAAGGATATTCACCTTGCGCTCTGTGCAGGAGCGGATGCTGTACAGCTTGGAACAGCTTTTCTATGTACAGAAGAAAGTGGAGCAAACCAAGTTTATAAGCAAGCACTTTTATCCAATGAATTCTCAGAAACTACACTGACACGAGCCTTTACAGGTCGACTAGCACGTGGCTTGAAAAATGATTTTATATCGACATATGAGCACATAGCACCGGCAATTTACCCAGCTGTCCATACATTAACGCAGCCAATTCGAGCAACAGCGTTAAAAAATGAAAATCCACAGGCGATGTCGCTTTGGGCTAGTGTTCATTTTAAAGAAATAAAGCAAGGCTCGGTAAAAGACGTGTTGGAGCAGCTCATAACCGAATTAAGCGTATATCAATCACCATCAAAATTCGGGTGCAATAGCTATGAATAA
- a CDS encoding anti sigma factor C-terminal domain-containing protein produces MNDFSDDLFDEKKIKKAVRKGKWKTIMTVIMISIVVFVVLNIANTAISVHYSQKAFKQWDAYVRLSTPNGYISETVDSKGILGGISNYEISKDFKIKPVVIERKQYSFGLNSPVLTSRFRGSKIGSTGDDWQFGYKENGWREMMFFHPNVSYQKYKDEEELIERMQGDKIYEVALSFDQPYKPRELFMQFPEMTWFWIDTYSSEQLNEFQQKAKENDWSSTFIREYDALGFSINRPYISIHDLKGEYEEFLELLPMSISSDHQNAFYKMKDVKLEDVEILGAVVYGTKEELEEILNEPIIKASSLGGVIENY; encoded by the coding sequence ATGAATGATTTTTCTGATGATCTTTTTGATGAAAAGAAAATCAAGAAAGCCGTAAGAAAAGGAAAATGGAAGACAATCATGACCGTTATTATGATTTCTATCGTAGTATTCGTAGTGTTAAACATAGCAAATACTGCAATATCGGTACATTATAGTCAAAAGGCATTTAAGCAATGGGATGCTTATGTCCGTCTCAGCACGCCAAATGGTTACATAAGTGAAACCGTAGATTCCAAAGGTATTTTGGGTGGAATAAGTAACTATGAAATTTCGAAAGACTTTAAAATTAAACCGGTTGTTATTGAACGAAAACAATACTCATTTGGTCTGAATTCACCTGTTTTAACATCTAGATTCAGAGGTAGTAAAATAGGTAGTACAGGTGATGATTGGCAATTTGGCTATAAAGAAAATGGTTGGCGGGAAATGATGTTTTTCCATCCGAATGTATCTTATCAAAAATATAAGGATGAGGAAGAACTGATTGAGCGTATGCAAGGAGATAAAATTTATGAAGTGGCCCTTTCCTTTGATCAGCCTTACAAACCAAGGGAACTGTTCATGCAGTTTCCCGAAATGACATGGTTTTGGATAGACACTTATAGTAGTGAGCAATTAAATGAGTTTCAACAAAAGGCAAAAGAAAACGATTGGTCTTCAACATTTATACGTGAATATGATGCGCTAGGCTTCTCCATAAACAGGCCTTATATTTCAATCCATGATTTAAAAGGTGAGTATGAAGAGTTTTTAGAATTACTGCCAATGAGTATTTCCTCGGATCACCAGAATGCTTTTTACAAGATGAAAGATGTTAAGTTAGAGGATGTAGAAATATTAGGAGCAGTCGTTTATGGAACAAAGGAAGAATTAGAAGAAATCTTAAACGAGCCAATTATAAAAGCTTCATCATTAGGCGGAGTTATTGAGAATTATTAG
- a CDS encoding general stress protein yields MKKTLENRLTYLYTGELFSIITFIPTSYLINYAFPNLHLYSLYSFWISFILLEFLLLQGTIYWYVKFKGFRNGNNPTTPIKVVRQLHNLKTVNLIIIVITIIVFAFDLIRFYPSLPIGGLIVAFLIYVFAILEFINYFYIQLSYNISSIENLLRNRKLKTSCMNKDFNRIKKL; encoded by the coding sequence TTGAAAAAAACATTAGAAAATAGGTTGACTTATTTATATACAGGAGAATTATTTTCTATAATCACTTTTATTCCTACTAGTTATCTAATAAATTATGCATTTCCCAATCTACATTTATATTCTCTATATTCATTTTGGATATCGTTTATCCTTTTAGAGTTTCTTTTGTTACAAGGAACAATTTATTGGTATGTAAAATTTAAAGGATTTAGAAACGGGAATAACCCTACAACTCCGATTAAGGTTGTGCGACAATTACATAATTTAAAAACAGTTAATCTGATTATAATTGTAATCACAATTATAGTATTTGCCTTTGATCTCATAAGATTTTATCCATCTTTGCCAATAGGTGGCTTAATAGTTGCTTTCCTTATATATGTTTTTGCAATTTTAGAGTTTATTAATTATTTTTATATTCAACTCTCATACAACATCTCTAGTATTGAAAATTTGTTAAGAAATAGAAAATTGAAGACTTCATGTATGAATAAGGATTTTAACCGAATTAAAAAATTGTGA
- a CDS encoding RNA polymerase sigma factor, with protein sequence MDSHLLLEIYRKQAKLIYYYLKKNGCSHEDAEDIVQESYTKFIACRSGVPSDKALSYIFTISMNEFKKLLRKRGKEQSISIDNAHFWNNFANDQDTEQIVLTNEMNHEIALVLDRIQEIFKQLLLLKYELELSYKEIALLLGMKEETVRTYLFRARKEFQKKWRELHE encoded by the coding sequence ATGGATTCGCATCTTTTGTTGGAAATCTACAGAAAGCAAGCAAAGTTGATTTATTATTATTTAAAAAAGAACGGGTGCAGTCATGAAGATGCAGAAGATATTGTTCAAGAAAGCTATACGAAATTCATTGCTTGTAGGAGTGGTGTTCCTTCCGATAAAGCGCTGTCCTATATTTTTACGATTTCCATGAATGAGTTTAAAAAACTGTTAAGGAAACGGGGCAAGGAACAATCCATATCGATTGACAATGCTCACTTTTGGAACAATTTTGCTAATGATCAGGATACGGAACAAATTGTATTAACGAACGAAATGAATCATGAAATCGCACTTGTTTTAGACCGTATTCAAGAAATCTTTAAGCAGCTTTTACTACTAAAATATGAGCTGGAACTTAGTTATAAGGAGATTGCTTTGTTACTGGGTATGAAGGAAGAAACGGTTAGGACTTATTTGTTTCGGGCAAGAAAAGAATTTCAAAAGAAGTGGAGGGAGCTACATGAATGA
- a CDS encoding YbfB/YjiJ family MFS transporter, which translates to MREIFGGICLLAVAMGIGRFSYTPLLPWMQAELHLTNSMAGFIALSNYVGYLVGSLLCTFKVFKNQRMTLIWMIVISTLSLFIMGMTDRIWLIVFARLVSGVTSAVLFIFTTQIILTYIQTIQKHHFAGYLYSGVGVGIVGSSLLILLFSPHLHMKTLWILLAATSLVIGILGFYLIQVVPTMPLQKKTKGKTPPILYLLYIAYFLEGLGYIITGTFIVNVAQSLSTIDFDSALIWIIVGTAAIPSCLLFVWLAEIFGYSRILSFALLLQAIGIVLPAISITNWSFIVSAFLFGFTFMGITALTNAIVKQINVSAIGFLTALYALGQIIGPVVAGFLLDRTHFSVAFIVASVAVLLASLFVVVYSIMERKGSVHV; encoded by the coding sequence ATGAGGGAGATTTTTGGAGGAATCTGTTTATTAGCAGTAGCAATGGGTATTGGGCGATTTTCGTATACGCCACTCTTGCCATGGATGCAAGCTGAGTTACATTTAACAAACAGTATGGCAGGCTTTATTGCTTTAAGTAATTATGTCGGTTATTTAGTAGGCTCATTGCTTTGTACTTTTAAAGTATTTAAAAATCAGCGAATGACACTAATATGGATGATTGTAATCAGTACGCTGTCATTATTTATCATGGGCATGACAGATCGAATATGGTTAATCGTTTTCGCTCGATTGGTGTCTGGTGTAACAAGTGCAGTGCTTTTCATTTTCACGACACAAATAATTTTGACGTATATTCAAACGATTCAAAAGCATCATTTTGCTGGGTATTTATATAGTGGGGTCGGGGTTGGCATTGTCGGCTCAAGTCTATTAATTTTGTTGTTTTCACCTCACTTACATATGAAGACACTTTGGATCCTATTAGCGGCTACAAGTTTAGTCATAGGGATATTAGGCTTTTATTTGATTCAAGTGGTTCCTACTATGCCTTTACAGAAAAAAACGAAGGGTAAAACGCCGCCAATTTTGTACTTGCTATACATTGCCTATTTTTTAGAGGGGCTCGGCTATATTATTACAGGTACTTTCATTGTGAATGTTGCCCAAAGCTTATCAACGATCGATTTCGATAGTGCACTTATTTGGATCATTGTAGGCACTGCAGCTATTCCGTCCTGTCTGTTATTTGTATGGTTAGCAGAAATATTTGGTTATTCGAGGATTTTGAGTTTCGCACTCCTCTTGCAAGCAATAGGCATTGTGTTACCCGCAATTAGCATCACAAACTGGAGCTTCATAGTGAGTGCTTTTTTGTTTGGTTTTACTTTTATGGGGATTACGGCGTTGACCAATGCCATCGTTAAACAAATCAATGTGTCGGCAATCGGCTTTTTAACTGCACTATATGCATTAGGACAAATTATAGGCCCAGTTGTAGCAGGTTTTCTGTTAGATCGTACACATTTTAGTGTGGCATTTATAGTTGCAAGTGTTGCCGTATTATTAGCAAGTTTATTCGTTGTTGTTTATTCCATTATGGAAAGGAAGGGGAGCGTACATGTTTAA